Proteins encoded within one genomic window of Pristiophorus japonicus isolate sPriJap1 chromosome 11, sPriJap1.hap1, whole genome shotgun sequence:
- the LOC139276348 gene encoding uncharacterized protein, whose amino-acid sequence MPTKVPLQAQSPRINLHTSVLEAMGDGKQIRCSSSKAISKGKKTTGKENIVAKLSQSATAQHTHLYDSGTINKGQNMDSKLAQIHGTPVKQKSVNYSSKARISKTLSKPFEEIFDLSHSDINSKTEMPIKTVHRKAKPSSILSTKQYEQNVSKLNEEAAAKEGKKVLTFNRKTKEENNSGVIKDRNSDTDNNIKIANRNESLKGHKSMKPFLQKKHLDKKKVLKVGNKVTERTIVDDELLEEGTAAEEGGGKEIEEVADKETSGDEEETTSGEGDTLADEKSAESNQEQTEESTTADKTRSKEEAQATGEDDGEEIDKGGSETEQDQSEGESGVEAREEIEIQNEGGSDEEGENREDEDEDESKEAQGKVERETRGIRVNGESGTDGSDEDKGNEDVVEGERREAGDNADDGEESKNREDGSEEGESGQEGDDESERREEEEGSVEEEGESREEEESSEDEEGESREDEEEEGESREDEEEEGESREDEEEEGESREDEEEEGESREDEEEEGESRENEEKEGESREDEEEEGESRENEEEEGESREDEEEEGESKEDEEEEGESREDEEEEGESNEEEGESEEEEDESDEDEGDESREDEVEEEGESMEDEEEGESREVEDEEEGESREDEHEEEGESREGDETKSREVEDEENESREDEYDAESYEDEEESKSREDGYEDGKSWEDGEEGDDDESNEEEEDDEGEEDAENEEGESTEAENEGRNVNKTKDQIEGNDEIKEKQKTKAKNKNFVLKEHTKQKVNGKHHSKKEKPNPEQFWNNVLPHYLALK is encoded by the coding sequence ATGCCTACAAAAGTTCCACTGCAAGCTCAGTCTCCAAGAATAAATCTGCACACAAGTGTGCTTGAAGCAATGGGAGATGGAAAACAAATCAGATGTAGTAGTAGCAAAGCCATTAGCAAGGGGAAAAAAACAACTGGCAAAGAAAATATTGTTGCCAAATTGAGCCAGTCAGCCACAGCACAACACACCCATTTATATGACAGTGGTACAATAAATAAGGGACAAAATATGGACAGCAAATTAGCACAAATACATGGCACACCTGTTAAACAGAAATCTGTAAACTATTCTAGCAAGGCTAGGATAAGTAAAACATTGAGCAAGCCTTTTGAAGAAATATTTGACTTGTCTCACAGTGATATAAACTCTAAAACAGAAATGCCTATTAAAACAGTTCACAGGAAAGCCAAGCCAAGTTCAATCCTGTCCACAAAGCAATATGAACAAAATGTTTCAAAACTAAATGAAGAAGCAGCagcgaaggaaggaaagaaagtatTAACATTCAACAGGAAAACCAAAGAAGAAAACAATAGTGGTGTCATCAAAGATAGAAACAGTGACACAGACAATAACATTAAAATAGCAAATAGAAATGAGAGTCTAAAAGGCCATAAATCCATGAAACCTTTTCTTCAAAAAAAGCACTTGGATAAAAAAAAAGTCCTGAAAGTAGGCAATAAAGTAACTGAAAGGACCATTGTAGATGATGAATTATTAGAGGAAGGCACAGCTGCAGAAGAAGGAGGAGGAAAAGAAATCGAGGAGGTTGCAGACAAAGAAACCTCTGGAGATGAAGAAGAGACAACCTCGGGTGAGGGTGATACATTAGCGGATGAAAAAAGTGCTGAAAGCAATCAGGAGCAAACTGAGGAGAGTACAACTGCTGATAAAACTAGAAGTAAGGAAGAAGCTCAAGCAACAGGAGAAGATGATGGAGAAGAAATTGATAAAGGAGGAAGTGAAACTGAACAAGACCAGAGTgaaggagagagtggggtagaagcAAGGGAAGAAATTGAAATACAGAATGAAGGTGGGAGTGATGAAGAAGGTGAGAATAGGGAGGATGAAGATGAAGACGAGAGTAAAGAAGCTCAAGGTAAAGTGGAACGTGAGACTAGAGGAATCAGAGTTAATGGTGAGAGTGGGACAGATGGAAGTGATGAAGACAAGGGTAATGAAGATGTAGTTGAAGGTGAGAGGAGAGAAGCTGGAGACAATGCAGATGATGGTGAGGAGAGTAAGAATAGAGAAGATGGCTCTGAGGAAGGTGAGAGTGGGCAAGAGGGAGATGATGAAAGTGAaaggagggaagaggaagaagggaGTGTTGAAGAGGAAGGCGAGAGCAGGGAagaggaggaaagcagtgaagacgaAGAGGGTGAGAGCagggaagatgaagaggaggaaggtgAGAGCagggaagatgaagaggaggaaggtgAGAGCagggaagatgaagaggaggaaggtgAGAGCagggaagatgaagaggaggaaggtgaaagcagggaagatgaagaggaggaaggtgAGAGCAGGGAAAATGAAGAGAAGGAAGGTGAAAGCagggaagatgaagaggaggaaggtgAGAGCAGGGAAAATGAAGAGGAGGAAGGTGAGAGCagggaagatgaagaggaggaaggtgAGAGcaaggaagatgaagaggaggaaggtgAGAGCagggaagatgaagaggaggaaggtgAGAGCAATGAAGAGGAAGGTGAGagcgaggaagaggaagatgagagcGATGAAGATGAAGGGGATGAGAGCAGGGAAGATGAAGTGGAAGAGGAAGGTGAGAGCATGGAAGATGAAGAGGAAGGTGAGAGCAGGGAAGTTGAAGATGAAGAGGAAGGTGAGAGCAGGGAAGATGAACATGAAGAGGAAGGTGAGagcagggaaggtgatgaaaccaAGAGTAGAGAAGTTGAAGATGAAGAAAATGAGAGTAGAGAAGATGAGTATGATGCAGAAAGTTATGAAGATGAAGAAGAAAGCAAGAGTAGGGAAGACGGATATGAGGATGGAAAGAGTTGGGAAGATGGTGAGGAAGGTGACGATGATGAAAgtaatgaggaggaggaagatgatgagggTGAAGAGGATGCTGAGAATGAAGAGGGTGAAAGCACTGAAGCAGAAAATGAAGGAAGAAATGTAAACAAAACAAAAGATCAGATAGAGGGCAATGATGAGATCAAAGAAAAACAGAAAACAAAAGCTAAAAACAAAAATTTTGTTTTGAAAGAACACACAAAGCAAAAAGTGAATGGAAAGCATCACTCAAAGAAAGAAAAACCTAACCCTGAACAGTTTTGGAATAATGTGCTACCTCATTACTTAGCACTGAAATAA